In a single window of the Pseudomonas entomophila genome:
- a CDS encoding ABC transporter ATP-binding protein, translated as MLKFENVSTFYGKIQALHSVNVEINQGEIVTLIGANGAGKSTLLMTLCGSPQASSGSIKYLGEELVGQPSSHIMRKSIAVVPEGRRVFSRLTVEENLAMGGFFTDKGDYQEQLDKVLQLFPRLKERYIQRGGTMSGGEQQMLAIGRALMSKPKLLLLDEPSLGLAPIIIQQIFDIIEQLRRDGVTVFLVEQNANQALKIADRAYVLENGKVVMQGTGEALLTDPKVRDAYLGG; from the coding sequence ATGCTGAAGTTCGAGAACGTTTCCACCTTCTACGGCAAGATCCAGGCGCTGCACAGCGTCAACGTGGAGATCAACCAGGGCGAGATCGTCACCCTGATCGGCGCCAACGGCGCTGGCAAGTCGACGCTGCTGATGACCCTCTGCGGTTCGCCCCAGGCGAGCAGCGGCAGCATCAAGTACCTGGGCGAGGAGCTGGTCGGCCAGCCTTCTTCGCACATCATGCGCAAGAGCATCGCGGTGGTGCCAGAAGGCCGCCGCGTGTTCTCGCGCCTGACCGTCGAGGAAAACCTGGCCATGGGTGGTTTCTTCACCGACAAGGGCGACTACCAGGAACAACTGGACAAGGTCCTGCAGCTGTTCCCGCGCCTGAAGGAACGCTACATCCAGCGTGGTGGCACCATGTCCGGCGGCGAGCAACAGATGCTGGCCATCGGCCGGGCGCTGATGAGCAAACCCAAGCTGTTGTTGCTCGACGAGCCGTCGCTGGGCCTGGCACCGATCATCATCCAACAGATCTTCGACATCATCGAACAACTGCGCCGCGACGGCGTGACGGTGTTCCTGGTAGAGCAGAACGCCAACCAAGCGCTGAAGATCGCCGACCGCGCCTATGTGCTGGAAAACGGCAAGGTGGTGATGCAGGGTACTGGTGAAGCGCTGTTGACCGACCCGAAGGTGCGCGACGCGTACCTCGGGGGGTAA
- the livG gene encoding high-affinity branched-chain amino acid ABC transporter ATP-binding protein LivG produces MSREILQVSGLSMRFGGLLAVNGVALTVKEKQVVALIGPNGAGKTTVFNCLTGFYKPSGGTILLDGQPIQGLAGHQIARKGVVRTFQNVRLFKEMTALENLLIAQHRHLNTNFFAGLFKTPSFRRSEKEAMERAQYWLEKVHLTEFANRTAGTLAYGQQRRLEIARCMMTQPRIIMLDEPAAGLNPKETEDLKALIAYLRESHNVTVLLIEHDMKLVMSISDHIVVINQGTPLADGTPDEIRGNPDVIKAYLGEA; encoded by the coding sequence ATGAGCCGCGAAATTCTGCAAGTCAGCGGCCTGAGCATGCGCTTTGGCGGCTTGTTGGCGGTCAACGGCGTGGCCCTGACCGTGAAGGAGAAACAGGTGGTGGCGCTGATCGGCCCTAACGGTGCCGGCAAGACCACCGTATTCAACTGCCTCACCGGCTTCTACAAGCCCAGCGGCGGCACCATCCTGCTCGACGGCCAGCCGATCCAGGGCCTGGCCGGTCATCAGATTGCCCGCAAGGGCGTGGTGCGGACCTTCCAGAACGTGCGCCTGTTCAAGGAGATGACCGCGCTGGAAAACCTGCTGATCGCCCAGCACCGTCACCTCAACACCAACTTCTTCGCCGGCCTGTTCAAGACCCCGAGCTTCCGCCGCAGCGAGAAAGAGGCCATGGAGCGCGCCCAGTACTGGCTGGAGAAGGTCCACCTGACCGAGTTCGCCAACCGTACCGCCGGCACCCTCGCCTACGGCCAGCAACGCCGCCTGGAAATCGCCCGCTGCATGATGACCCAACCACGGATCATCATGCTCGACGAGCCGGCTGCCGGCCTGAACCCCAAGGAGACCGAGGACCTCAAGGCCCTCATCGCCTATCTACGCGAATCCCACAACGTGACCGTGCTGCTGATCGAGCACGACATGAAGCTGGTGATGAGCATTTCCGACCACATCGTGGTGATCAACCAGGGCACGCCCCTGGCCGATGGCACGCCGGACGAGATCCGCGGCAACCCTGATGTGATCAAGGCCTACTTGGGGGAAGCGTAA
- a CDS encoding COG3650 family protein, which translates to MRLTPSLLLTALLPLFAGCQMLAEKPVDPNLGTTRMQGELSAAGGHLLFKPCSESRRFIVNDAAATGILQEAANLADDAGDKLFADVRGRLAGSKQAGSDGQLDVTRLYRLESSEHPGCEDPNFKQLTLRAGGHEPDWDIKASGKGMVLNRVGQDPLPLPYLEEEMPGGGLSLSSEANGQRVELWVAPQRCVDGATGAIRHLKAELRIDGKTLQGCAYYGGARDL; encoded by the coding sequence ATGCGCCTCACCCCTTCCCTGCTGCTCACCGCCCTGCTGCCGCTGTTCGCCGGCTGCCAGATGCTGGCCGAAAAGCCGGTCGACCCGAACCTTGGCACCACCCGCATGCAAGGCGAACTGAGCGCGGCTGGCGGCCATCTGTTGTTCAAACCCTGCAGCGAAAGCCGTCGCTTCATCGTCAACGACGCCGCCGCGACCGGTATCCTGCAAGAAGCCGCCAACCTGGCCGACGACGCCGGTGACAAACTGTTCGCCGATGTCCGCGGACGCCTGGCCGGCAGCAAGCAGGCGGGCAGCGACGGCCAGCTCGACGTGACCCGCCTGTACCGCCTTGAATCCTCAGAACATCCAGGCTGCGAAGACCCCAACTTCAAGCAACTGACCCTGCGCGCCGGTGGCCATGAGCCGGATTGGGACATCAAGGCCAGCGGCAAGGGCATGGTGCTCAACCGCGTCGGTCAGGACCCACTGCCGCTGCCTTACCTGGAAGAGGAAATGCCTGGCGGCGGCCTGAGCCTGTCCAGCGAAGCCAACGGCCAGCGCGTCGAACTGTGGGTTGCGCCGCAGCGTTGCGTCGATGGTGCCACCGGTGCCATCCGCCATCTCAAGGCCGAGCTGCGCATCGACGGCAAGACCCTGCAGGGCTGTGCCTATTACGGCGGTGCCCGCGACCTCTGA